A window from Staphylococcus succinus encodes these proteins:
- the lspA gene encoding signal peptidase II: MKRQYYIGISLFITIVILILDQITKFIVASSMKVGDSYEVIPNFLNITSHRNNGAAWGILSGKMGFFYIITIIILVVLIVFYIKEAKQHLLMQIAISLLFAGALGNFIDRVLHGEVVDFVDTYIFGYNFPIFNVADASLTIGVLLIIIALLTDMKKVE; the protein is encoded by the coding sequence ATGAAACGTCAGTACTACATTGGTATTTCTTTATTCATAACAATCGTTATATTAATATTAGATCAAATTACAAAATTTATTGTTGCTAGTTCAATGAAAGTTGGAGACTCATACGAAGTTATACCCAACTTTTTAAATATTACTTCTCACAGAAATAATGGTGCAGCTTGGGGTATTTTAAGTGGTAAAATGGGCTTCTTCTATATCATTACCATCATTATACTTGTGGTACTTATTGTTTTTTATATTAAAGAGGCAAAACAACATTTACTAATGCAAATTGCTATTAGTTTGTTATTTGCAGGTGCTTTAGGAAACTTTATTGATCGTGTATTACATGGTGAAGTTGTAGATTTTGTGGATACATATATATTTGGATACAATTTCCCAATATTCAATGTAGCAGACGCCAGTTTGACGATAGGTGTTTTGTTGATTATTATCGCTTTGTTAACAGATATGAAGAAAGTAGAATAG
- a CDS encoding Lrp/AsnC family transcriptional regulator has protein sequence MDLTNRKIIQQLKENSKISLESIGKNVNLSTPSVRDRINKLKDIGIIKRYTIDVDYTILGYAIDVIIEITIKNNLYQDFKSFIAQQNNVECCYRVSGDSCFMFKVRFKHMQEVESFIDSLQTYGHTKTHFIFSKII, from the coding sequence ATGGACTTAACAAACAGAAAAATCATCCAACAATTAAAAGAAAATAGTAAAATATCATTAGAAAGTATTGGTAAAAATGTAAATCTTTCTACACCTTCTGTTAGAGATAGAATAAATAAATTGAAAGATATTGGAATTATCAAACGCTATACTATTGACGTAGACTATACTATTTTGGGATACGCTATAGATGTTATTATTGAAATAACTATAAAAAATAACTTATACCAAGATTTTAAATCCTTTATCGCTCAACAAAACAATGTAGAATGTTGTTATAGAGTTTCGGGTGATAGTTGTTTTATGTTTAAAGTACGTTTTAAGCATATGCAAGAAGTAGAATCTTTTATTGATTCACTTCAAACATACGGGCACACTAAAACTCATTTTATATTTTCAAAGATAATATAA
- a CDS encoding CHAP domain-containing protein, whose translation MKRRLTIMLVSSMIITGTATFEGITNRDMTEPDNHFWSFNPMKYNPYTKGQCTNYVFDKIRAHGKQIGVSWNDAKYWSSHAQKDGYRVNSIPKVGSIMQSSKGKYGHVAYIEKKYKDGSIGVSEMNYHKPYEITERTIFRNEIKDYKYIHPKNNSHI comes from the coding sequence ATGAAGAGAAGGTTAACGATAATGTTAGTGAGTAGTATGATAATCACTGGAACGGCGACATTTGAAGGGATAACAAATAGAGATATGACTGAGCCTGATAATCATTTTTGGTCATTTAATCCTATGAAATATAACCCTTATACTAAAGGTCAATGCACAAATTATGTTTTTGACAAAATACGAGCACATGGCAAGCAAATCGGAGTGAGTTGGAATGATGCTAAGTATTGGTCCTCCCATGCTCAAAAAGATGGATATCGCGTAAATTCAATTCCTAAAGTAGGAAGTATCATGCAATCTAGTAAAGGAAAATATGGACACGTTGCATATATAGAGAAAAAGTATAAAGATGGTTCCATAGGAGTCAGCGAGATGAATTATCATAAACCCTATGAAATTACAGAAAGAACCATTTTTCGAAATGAAATCAAAGATTATAAATATATTCATCCTAAAAACAATTCACACATATAA
- a CDS encoding VOC family protein, with the protein MFHNKNDHFINGITLNVKDIEEMKHFYSNILGLNIVMESDSNILYQIGVQNHFISLNQIERGREPLSAEAGLFHLAIQLSSQSALADILVQLSYYSLPVDGGENHLTTSLYVNDPEGNGLEFYVEAHNEDWDNFEEQVTLDTLPINVPKLLKHVSNNQWQGMPNESQIGYLNLKTIAWHKVKPYYKNFFNLEVASLDTDEALYMSSKGDYQHLVVNNWHSYIKRIENDVTYGLACVDCYYPDTAHKRLTGPDGIQFRFNYYEVE; encoded by the coding sequence ATGTTTCATAATAAAAACGACCATTTTATAAATGGAATTACTTTGAACGTTAAAGATATAGAAGAAATGAAACATTTTTATAGTAATATATTAGGGTTAAATATTGTAATGGAATCCGATTCAAACATACTATATCAGATTGGCGTGCAAAATCACTTTATCTCTTTAAATCAAATAGAGAGAGGTAGAGAGCCATTAAGCGCCGAAGCGGGCTTGTTTCATTTAGCCATTCAGTTATCATCACAGTCAGCGTTAGCAGATATACTTGTTCAATTAAGTTATTATAGTCTACCTGTGGATGGTGGAGAGAATCATTTAACGACGTCTTTATATGTTAATGATCCTGAAGGTAATGGATTGGAATTTTATGTTGAAGCGCATAATGAAGATTGGGATAATTTTGAAGAACAAGTTACTTTAGATACACTACCGATTAATGTTCCAAAGTTATTGAAACACGTTTCAAATAATCAATGGCAAGGTATGCCGAATGAAAGTCAAATTGGCTATTTAAATTTAAAAACAATTGCATGGCATAAAGTAAAACCATATTACAAAAATTTCTTTAACCTTGAAGTTGCATCTTTAGATACAGATGAAGCACTATATATGTCATCTAAAGGTGATTACCAGCATCTAGTGGTGAATAATTGGCATTCATATATTAAAAGAATTGAAAACGATGTTACGTATGGTTTAGCTTGTGTTGATTGTTATTATCCAGATACTGCACATAAACGATTAACGGGCCCTGATGGAATACAATTTCGTTTTAACTATTACGAGGTAGAGTGA
- the ileS gene encoding isoleucine--tRNA ligase — MDYKETLLMPKTDFPMRGGLPNKEPKIQQEWEEKNIYQKVLDKNAGNPSYILHDGPPYANGNLHMGHALNKILKDIITRYKSMRGFYAPYVPGWDTHGLPIEQALTKKGIKRKELSVAEFREKCKAFALKQIEGQKQDFKRLGIKGDFDNPYITLNPEYEAAQIRLFGEMADKGLIYKGKKPVYWSPSSESSLAEAEIEYQDKRSASIYVAFDVKDSKGIVDDDAKFIIWTTTPWTLPSNVAITVHPDLTYGQYKVNGEKYIIGKDLVNDVVEALEWDENAVELEKEFKGKELEYIEAQHPFVDRVSLVINGLHVTTDAGTGCVHTAPGHGEDDYVVGQKYKLPVISPVDDKGVFTEEAGQFEGMFYDKANKAITDVLKENGALLKLEFITHSYPHDWRTKKPVIFRATPQWFASIDKVRQEILDAITDTNFKVDWGKTRIFNMIRDRGEWVISRQRVWGVPLPVFYAENGDIIMTNETVNHVADLFEEFGSNIWFEREAEDLLPEGFTHVGSPNGVFTKETDIMDVWFDSGSSHRAVLEGRPELSYPADLYLEGSDQYRGWFNSSITTSVATKGQSPYNMLLSHGFVMDGEGKKMSKSLGNTIVPDTIVKQKGADIARLWVSSVDYLSDVRISDEILKQTSDVYRKIRNTLRFMLGNVSDYNPAVNAVAEADLLEVDKYLLSRLREFTANTLDNYDNYDYLDIYQEVQNFINVELSNFYLDYGKDILYIEERDSHKRRSMQTVLYQIVVDMTKLLAPILAHTAEEVWSHIPHVEEESVHLTLMPERVEIDREFVDRWNTFMKLRDDVNRALEVARSEKVIGKSLEARVVIGSNENFDATSFLQQFNDLHQLFITSQAEVVDKVESGVAYQYGDIHIEHAHGEKCERCWNYSESLGSVGELDHLCPRCQEVVKTLV; from the coding sequence ATGGATTATAAAGAAACATTATTAATGCCAAAAACAGATTTTCCAATGCGCGGGGGTCTTCCGAATAAAGAGCCTAAGATCCAACAAGAATGGGAAGAAAAAAATATTTACCAAAAAGTATTAGATAAAAATGCTGGTAATCCATCGTATATTTTACATGATGGACCACCATATGCTAACGGAAACTTGCACATGGGGCATGCATTGAATAAAATTTTAAAAGATATCATCACGAGATATAAATCGATGCGCGGATTTTATGCACCTTACGTACCAGGTTGGGACACACATGGTCTACCAATTGAGCAAGCATTAACTAAAAAAGGTATTAAACGTAAAGAGCTGTCAGTGGCGGAGTTCAGAGAAAAATGTAAAGCATTCGCATTGAAACAAATTGAAGGTCAGAAACAAGATTTTAAACGTTTAGGCATTAAAGGTGATTTTGATAATCCATATATCACATTAAATCCAGAATATGAAGCTGCGCAAATTCGTTTGTTTGGTGAAATGGCTGATAAAGGACTTATTTATAAAGGTAAAAAACCTGTATATTGGTCTCCATCAAGTGAATCTTCATTAGCGGAAGCTGAGATTGAATATCAAGATAAGCGTTCAGCATCAATTTATGTGGCTTTTGATGTAAAAGACAGTAAAGGTATTGTAGATGACGATGCTAAATTTATCATTTGGACAACAACACCGTGGACATTGCCTTCAAATGTAGCGATTACAGTTCATCCTGATTTAACTTATGGACAATATAAAGTAAATGGTGAAAAATATATTATTGGTAAAGATTTAGTCAATGATGTGGTAGAAGCTTTAGAATGGGATGAAAATGCTGTTGAATTAGAAAAAGAATTTAAAGGTAAAGAATTGGAATATATTGAAGCGCAGCATCCATTCGTAGATCGAGTTTCATTAGTTATTAATGGTTTGCATGTAACAACAGATGCTGGTACAGGATGTGTACACACGGCACCAGGACATGGTGAAGATGACTATGTTGTTGGGCAAAAATATAAATTACCTGTCATTAGCCCTGTTGACGATAAAGGCGTATTTACTGAAGAAGCAGGCCAATTTGAAGGTATGTTCTATGATAAAGCGAATAAAGCAATTACCGATGTTCTTAAAGAAAATGGCGCATTACTAAAATTAGAATTTATCACACATAGTTATCCACATGATTGGCGTACTAAAAAACCTGTTATTTTTAGAGCTACACCACAATGGTTTGCTTCAATCGATAAAGTTCGTCAAGAAATCTTAGATGCTATAACGGATACAAACTTTAAAGTTGATTGGGGTAAAACACGTATCTTCAATATGATCCGTGACCGTGGTGAATGGGTAATATCACGTCAACGTGTATGGGGTGTACCTTTACCAGTATTTTATGCTGAAAATGGGGATATCATCATGACAAATGAAACGGTAAACCATGTTGCAGACTTATTCGAAGAATTTGGATCAAATATTTGGTTTGAACGTGAAGCCGAAGATTTATTACCAGAGGGCTTTACACACGTAGGTAGCCCTAATGGCGTATTTACTAAAGAGACAGACATTATGGATGTTTGGTTTGATTCTGGTTCATCTCATCGCGCTGTTTTAGAAGGTCGTCCTGAATTATCTTACCCAGCAGATTTATATTTAGAAGGTAGTGACCAATATCGTGGTTGGTTCAATTCATCTATCACAACTTCAGTTGCGACTAAAGGACAGTCACCGTATAACATGTTATTATCACATGGTTTTGTTATGGACGGTGAAGGTAAGAAAATGAGTAAGTCACTAGGTAATACGATAGTGCCTGATACAATTGTTAAACAAAAAGGTGCAGACATTGCGCGTCTATGGGTAAGTAGTGTGGATTACCTTTCAGATGTTCGTATTTCAGATGAAATTTTAAAACAAACTTCTGATGTATATCGTAAAATTAGAAATACATTAAGATTTATGTTGGGTAATGTGAGTGATTATAATCCTGCTGTGAATGCTGTAGCTGAAGCAGATTTATTAGAAGTTGATAAATATCTATTAAGTAGATTACGTGAATTTACAGCAAATACATTAGACAATTATGATAACTATGACTATTTAGATATCTATCAAGAAGTTCAAAACTTTATTAATGTAGAATTAAGTAATTTCTATTTAGACTACGGTAAGGATATCCTGTATATTGAAGAACGTGATTCGCATAAACGTCGCAGTATGCAAACTGTTTTATACCAAATTGTTGTAGATATGACGAAATTATTAGCACCAATTTTAGCGCATACAGCAGAAGAAGTATGGTCACACATCCCACATGTGGAAGAAGAAAGTGTTCACTTAACGCTTATGCCAGAGCGTGTGGAAATAGATCGTGAATTCGTAGATAGATGGAACACATTTATGAAATTACGTGACGATGTCAACCGTGCCCTAGAGGTTGCACGTAGTGAAAAAGTTATTGGTAAATCGCTAGAAGCTAGAGTTGTAATTGGTAGTAATGAAAACTTCGACGCAACGTCATTTTTACAACAATTCAACGACTTACATCAACTTTTTATTACTTCACAAGCAGAAGTTGTTGATAAAGTTGAAAGTGGCGTAGCATACCAATATGGTGATATTCACATTGAACATGCACACGGTGAAAAATGTGAGCGTTGTTGGAACTATAGTGAATCATTAGGTTCAGTAGGTGAACTAGATCACTTATGTCCACGTTGTCAAGAAGTCGTGAAGACGCTTGTCTAG
- a CDS encoding DivIVA domain-containing protein has translation MPFTPNEIKNKEFTQVKTGYEPSEVKNYLEQLSSEIVRLKEDKNQLEKVIEDKETNIQSYKDVHQSVSDALIHAKQAGEETKAAANKEAEATVAKAQSEADKIVNDAVEKARRLSFQTEDMKRQSKIFRSRFRMLVEAQLDLLKNEDWDYLLNYDLDSEQVTQENINHLNDKELTDEEKAMKAKAESENNS, from the coding sequence ATGCCTTTTACACCAAATGAAATAAAAAACAAAGAATTTACACAAGTGAAAACTGGCTATGAACCATCTGAAGTTAAAAATTATTTAGAACAATTAAGCAGTGAAATTGTTCGTCTAAAAGAAGATAAAAATCAATTAGAAAAAGTAATAGAAGATAAAGAGACAAATATTCAATCTTATAAAGATGTGCATCAGTCAGTAAGTGATGCATTAATACATGCTAAACAAGCTGGGGAAGAAACGAAAGCCGCTGCTAACAAAGAAGCAGAAGCCACGGTTGCTAAAGCTCAGTCAGAGGCGGATAAAATCGTAAATGACGCTGTTGAAAAAGCGCGTCGACTTTCATTCCAAACTGAAGATATGAAGCGACAATCTAAAATATTTAGATCACGTTTCCGTATGTTAGTTGAGGCACAACTCGATTTACTTAAAAATGAAGATTGGGATTATTTATTAAATTATGATCTTGATTCCGAACAAGTAACACAAGAAAATATCAATCACTTAAATGATAAAGAGTTAACTGATGAAGAAAAAGCGATGAAGGCTAAAGCAGAATCAGAAAACAATTCATAA
- a CDS encoding RNA-binding protein has protein sequence MIYIDIYQHFRKEEHALIDELIDKCHRANDQYAPVLTTFLDPRGQHIMSVIVGSFDDLNVTFYGGPHAERQRAIIAPTYYEPEVESFEITLIEVDYPKKFVTLQHQHVLGTIMSLGIERDQLGDILVDENVQFTLTKQLESYIILELNRIKGATVKLNSIPIKDMIQSKEQWQTFDTTVSGLRLDVVLKEIIRKSRTVAKQLIDKKRVKVNHTIIDSADFQLDSGDLLSIQGFGRAMITEIGGKTKKDKIRISYKTLFK, from the coding sequence GTGATTTACATCGATATATATCAACATTTTAGAAAAGAAGAACATGCATTGATAGATGAGCTTATAGACAAATGTCATCGTGCTAATGATCAATATGCGCCTGTATTAACTACATTCCTTGACCCCCGTGGGCAACATATTATGAGTGTTATTGTCGGTAGCTTTGACGATTTAAATGTAACCTTTTATGGTGGGCCACATGCAGAAAGGCAAAGGGCGATTATAGCGCCGACATATTATGAACCTGAAGTAGAGTCATTTGAAATCACCTTAATAGAAGTAGATTATCCTAAAAAATTTGTAACGCTACAACACCAACATGTGCTTGGTACAATAATGTCCTTAGGTATTGAAAGAGACCAACTGGGTGATATTTTAGTAGATGAAAATGTACAATTTACTTTGACAAAACAATTAGAATCTTATATTATATTGGAATTAAATAGAATTAAAGGTGCAACGGTTAAACTTAATTCTATTCCAATAAAAGATATGATACAATCAAAAGAGCAATGGCAAACCTTTGATACGACAGTGAGTGGTTTACGCTTGGATGTTGTGTTGAAAGAAATTATCCGTAAATCTCGGACAGTTGCCAAACAATTAATTGATAAAAAAAGAGTTAAGGTAAACCATACAATTATTGATTCAGCAGATTTCCAGCTAGATAGTGGTGATTTATTATCTATACAAGGTTTTGGACGTGCAATGATTACTGAAATCGGCGGCAAAACTAAAAAAGATAAAATACGTATTTCTTATAAAACTTTGTTCAAATGA
- a CDS encoding YggT family protein — MDISLLASIFKFILFLVQIYYYGMIVYFFMSWIPNARENKFGRFLQKIYEPFLEPFRKIVPPIGMIDISSIVAIIVLVLFQRGLMSIFNMILNYMA, encoded by the coding sequence ATGGATATAAGTTTATTAGCAAGTATATTTAAATTTATTTTATTCTTGGTTCAAATTTATTACTATGGCATGATTGTATATTTCTTTATGTCATGGATACCTAATGCAAGAGAAAATAAATTTGGTCGATTTTTACAAAAAATATATGAACCCTTTTTAGAGCCATTTCGTAAAATTGTTCCTCCCATCGGTATGATAGATATCTCATCGATTGTTGCAATAATTGTACTTGTATTGTTCCAAAGAGGATTAATGAGTATTTTTAATATGATTTTGAATTATATGGCCTAA
- a CDS encoding cell division protein SepF: MALKDLFSGFFVVEEEDDELEAPPEEEKDKQQNKQQAQSQTNFREQPNNENIERQKSIQSVPKKQSSRLQQSSGERKYQMNNNTPKNNTRNVVNMNNQEQDNFDFAQESSKMCLFEPRVFSDTQDIADELKNRRATLVNLQRIDKVSAKRIIDFLSGTVYAIGGDIQRVGSDIFLCTPDNVEVAGNITDQIENMEYQGE, from the coding sequence GTGGCTTTAAAAGATTTATTTAGTGGATTTTTCGTGGTTGAAGAAGAAGATGACGAATTAGAAGCGCCACCAGAAGAAGAAAAAGATAAACAACAAAATAAACAACAAGCGCAGTCTCAAACCAATTTTAGAGAACAACCAAATAATGAAAATATAGAACGCCAAAAATCGATACAATCCGTGCCCAAAAAACAATCATCGAGGTTACAACAATCATCCGGTGAAAGGAAGTATCAAATGAATAACAATACACCAAAAAATAATACTAGGAACGTTGTGAATATGAATAATCAAGAACAAGATAATTTTGATTTTGCACAAGAAAGTTCTAAAATGTGTTTATTTGAACCACGTGTATTTTCTGATACACAAGATATTGCAGATGAATTAAAAAATCGTCGTGCGACTTTAGTTAATCTACAACGCATAGATAAAGTTTCTGCAAAACGTATTATAGACTTTTTAAGTGGTACTGTATATGCTATCGGTGGTGACATTCAGCGTGTAGGATCAGATATATTCTTGTGTACACCTGATAATGTTGAAGTGGCAGGTAATATTACAGACCAAATTGAAAATATGGAATACCAAGGTGAATAG